Proteins encoded in a region of the Triticum dicoccoides isolate Atlit2015 ecotype Zavitan chromosome 3A, WEW_v2.0, whole genome shotgun sequence genome:
- the LOC119270797 gene encoding soluble inorganic pyrophosphatase 4-like isoform X2 → MAPSQEVTPPAAAITKDPSTNGNGNGNGTAATAPKTKTPALNERILSSITRRSVAAHPWHDLEIVPDAPTIFNCVIEIPKGSKVKYELDKKTGLIKVDRVLYSSVVYPHNYGFIPRTLCDDSDPIDVLVIMQEPVVPGCFLRAKAIGLMPMIDQGEADDKIIAVSADDPEYRHFNDIKELPPHRLAEIRRFFEDYKKNENKEVAVNDFLPSEDAYEAIQHSMDLYATYIVEGLRR, encoded by the exons ATGGCCCCCTCGCAAGAAGTCACGCCCCCTGCCGCCGCCATCACCAAGGACCCATCCACCAACGGCAACGGCAACGGCAACGGCACAGCCGCAACAGCCCCCAAGACCAAGACGCCGGCGCTGAACGAGCGGATCCTCTCCTCCATCACCCGCCGCTCCGTTGCCGCCCACCCGTGGCACGACCTGGAGATCGTCCCCGACGCGCCCACAATCTTCAACTGCGTGATCGAGATCCCCAAGGGGAGCAAGGTCAAGTACGAGCTGGACAAGAAGACAGGGCTCATCAAGGTGGACCGCGTGCTCTACTCCTCCGTCGTCTACCCGCACAACTATGGCTTCATCCCGCGCACCCTCTGCGATGACTCCGACCCCATCGACGTCCTCGTCATCATGCAGGAGCCCGTCGTCCCGGGGTGCTTCCTCCGCGCCAAAGCCATCGGACTCATGCCCATGATCGACCAGGGCGAGGCCGATGACAAGATCATCGCCGTCAGCGCCGACGACCCCGAGTACCGCCACTTCAACGACATCAAGGAGTTGCCTCCCCACCGGCTCGCCGAAATCAGGCGATTCTTCGAAGACT ACAAGAAGAACGAGAACAAGGAGGTGGCCGTCAACGACTTCCTGCCGTCAGAGGACGCCTACGAGGCCATCCAACACTCCAT GGATCTTTATGCTACTTACATTGTTGAGGGCCTGAGAAGATAG